One Gloeobacter morelensis MG652769 DNA window includes the following coding sequences:
- the rfbC gene encoding dTDP-4-dehydrorhamnose 3,5-epimerase encodes MHFIATALPGVVVIEPRVYEESRGYFFESYQQQKFAAAGITGTFVQDHRSRLGKGTLRGLHYQLHRPQSRLCTVLHGEVFAVATDIRKGSPSFGLSAGVLLSETNKLQLFIPRGFAHGLLVLSEEAELMYKCDDFFYPQDERGVLWNDPSLTIAWCIAEPILSRRDRCNPPLSRIDPLDLPTYP; translated from the coding sequence ATGCACTTCATTGCCACCGCCCTGCCCGGCGTGGTTGTGATTGAACCGAGAGTCTACGAGGAAAGCCGCGGGTATTTTTTTGAAAGCTATCAGCAACAAAAGTTTGCGGCGGCGGGCATCACCGGCACCTTCGTGCAGGACCATCGCTCCCGCCTGGGCAAAGGCACCTTGCGCGGTTTGCACTACCAGTTGCACCGGCCCCAGTCCAGGCTGTGCACGGTGTTGCACGGTGAAGTCTTCGCGGTGGCTACCGATATCCGCAAAGGGTCACCGAGTTTTGGTCTGTCGGCAGGAGTGCTGTTGTCCGAAACCAACAAACTCCAACTGTTCATCCCGCGCGGGTTCGCCCACGGCCTGCTGGTATTGTCGGAGGAGGCCGAATTGATGTACAAATGTGATGATTTTTTCTATCCCCAGGATGAGCGGGGGGTGCTGTGGAACGATCCCTCCCTCACCATCGCCTGGTGTATCGCGGAGCCGATTCTCTCTCGGCGCGACCGTTGTAACCCACCGCTGTCGCGCATCGATCCGCTCGATTTGCCCACCTATCCGTAA
- a CDS encoding nucleotidyltransferase family protein, with protein sequence MKAFVLAAGKGTRLRPFTDALPKPLMPVINKPVMAHILGLCRKHGFDEIVANLHYRGEKIAERFADGHHHGVTLHYSWEEQLLGTAGGVRKQARFLAGDAFLVISGDVMTDLDLTALLHFHKQSGAVATMAVKEVGDPSRFGIVVTAPDGRVESFQEKPAKGAERSRWANTGIYVLEPEVFDYIPAAAFFDFGNDLFPLLVAKGAPVYAMGTGAYWSDVGTLSQYLYTHWELLTHPQLKQRVGANTVVEAGAVVSEHALIGEGCTIEKGARVLGYSCVSDGCTIRADSVVVDSVVWTSAQWGHKLKGDLVRSIWGDGMQVSLGLPNL encoded by the coding sequence ATGAAAGCATTTGTGCTCGCCGCCGGCAAAGGCACCCGCCTGCGCCCCTTTACCGACGCCCTCCCCAAACCGCTCATGCCCGTTATCAACAAACCGGTCATGGCCCACATCCTGGGACTATGCCGCAAGCACGGCTTCGATGAGATCGTCGCCAACCTCCACTACCGCGGCGAGAAGATCGCCGAGCGCTTCGCAGACGGACACCACCACGGCGTCACCCTGCACTACTCCTGGGAAGAACAACTCCTTGGCACCGCCGGCGGCGTGCGCAAACAGGCGCGCTTTTTGGCCGGCGACGCTTTTTTGGTGATCTCCGGCGACGTGATGACCGATTTGGACCTCACTGCCCTGCTGCACTTTCACAAGCAATCCGGTGCTGTGGCCACCATGGCCGTCAAAGAAGTCGGTGACCCGAGCCGCTTCGGCATCGTCGTCACCGCCCCCGACGGCCGGGTCGAGAGCTTTCAAGAAAAACCCGCCAAAGGTGCCGAGCGCTCGCGGTGGGCCAATACGGGTATCTATGTGCTGGAGCCGGAGGTGTTCGATTACATCCCGGCGGCGGCCTTTTTTGATTTTGGCAACGACCTGTTTCCGCTGCTGGTGGCCAAGGGAGCGCCAGTCTATGCGATGGGCACGGGGGCGTACTGGTCGGATGTCGGAACGCTCTCGCAGTATCTGTACACGCACTGGGAGTTGTTGACCCACCCGCAACTGAAGCAACGGGTCGGGGCAAATACGGTGGTGGAGGCCGGGGCGGTGGTCTCCGAACACGCTCTGATAGGCGAAGGCTGCACGATCGAAAAAGGGGCGCGGGTGCTGGGGTACAGCTGCGTGAGCGATGGCTGTACGATCCGTGCGGACAGCGTGGTGGTGGACAGTGTGGTGTGGACGAGCGCGCAGTGGGGCCACAAGCTCAAGGGCGACCTGGTGCGCTCGATCTGGGGCGACGGGATGCAGGTCTCCCTCGGATTGCCCAATCTTTAA
- a CDS encoding PAS domain-containing protein encodes MDDWRFRFLLECVPHIVWTASPDGYLECCNQYCLEYTGLSLEQLQGCGWQHAVHPEDLPLLLRRSLQSLRSGEAYEVEYRLRCSADGAYRWHLGKAMPIHDGDGQVLRWFGTCTDVHSYKLAGQRES; translated from the coding sequence ATGGACGACTGGCGCTTTCGTTTTTTGCTGGAATGCGTTCCCCATATTGTCTGGACGGCGAGTCCGGATGGTTATCTGGAATGCTGCAATCAGTATTGTCTGGAGTACACGGGTTTGAGCCTGGAGCAACTGCAGGGCTGCGGCTGGCAGCACGCTGTGCATCCGGAGGATCTGCCCCTGCTGTTGCGCCGCTCGCTGCAGTCGCTGCGCAGTGGTGAAGCTTATGAAGTGGAATATCGCCTGAGGTGTTCTGCCGACGGCGCTTACCGCTGGCACCTTGGGAAGGCGATGCCCATCCACGACGGCGACGGCCAGGTTTTGCGCTGGTTCGGCACCTGCACAGACGTACACAGTTACAAACTAGCAGGCCAACGCGAGTCCTAA
- a CDS encoding sulfotransferase family protein, with protein sequence MQELSQTFGTASRQPMIFVVGNSRSGTTMMGRILARHPEIFTFHELHFFEEMFAAKEQAKSLASQEAARLFARLIDMQRVGYLQQRDPNQFLAEAEGCISQAGAASLTAPAVFEAFLKYETALNDGRIACDQTPRNVYYLPEILRIYPQARIINMVRDPRDVLLSQKRRWQRRFLSGNKTPLRESLRTWVNYHPITISRLWNAAIRAAEREQPHPRIFHLRFEDVVAEPEGTVRSLCDFLELQYSQSMLEVPQIGSSTTADRPEVRGINRDRAGSWQKGGLSLAEIALCQSITKVYMERNGYKPQPVRLPVVDLVTNSASFPLKLGLAFLLNLNRMRSITETIKRRLA encoded by the coding sequence ATGCAGGAACTTTCGCAGACTTTTGGCACCGCCTCCCGGCAGCCGATGATCTTTGTGGTTGGCAATAGCCGGAGCGGCACGACGATGATGGGCAGAATCCTCGCTCGACATCCCGAGATTTTTACCTTTCACGAGCTACATTTTTTCGAAGAGATGTTTGCTGCGAAGGAGCAGGCGAAGAGCCTCGCTTCCCAAGAGGCAGCCAGGCTCTTCGCGCGCCTGATCGACATGCAGAGAGTCGGTTATCTTCAGCAACGCGATCCGAACCAGTTTTTGGCGGAGGCCGAGGGGTGCATCTCTCAGGCTGGGGCCGCTTCGCTGACAGCCCCGGCCGTCTTCGAAGCATTTCTCAAGTACGAGACAGCACTGAACGACGGGCGGATCGCCTGCGATCAGACGCCGCGCAACGTCTATTACCTGCCTGAAATCCTACGCATATATCCCCAGGCGCGCATCATCAACATGGTTCGCGATCCACGCGATGTGTTGTTGTCGCAGAAACGCCGCTGGCAGCGACGCTTTTTGAGCGGAAACAAGACACCCCTACGCGAGTCGCTACGCACCTGGGTCAACTATCACCCGATTACCATCAGCAGACTGTGGAATGCAGCCATCCGGGCTGCCGAGCGCGAACAGCCCCATCCCCGTATCTTTCACCTACGTTTTGAGGACGTGGTAGCTGAGCCGGAGGGTACGGTTCGCAGCCTTTGTGACTTTTTAGAGTTGCAGTACAGCCAGTCGATGTTGGAAGTTCCCCAGATCGGCTCCTCCACCACGGCCGATCGACCGGAGGTGCGAGGTATCAATCGCGATCGGGCGGGCAGCTGGCAAAAAGGGGGATTGAGCTTAGCGGAAATTGCCCTTTGCCAGAGCATTACCAAAGTGTACATGGAGCGCAACGGTTATAAACCCCAGCCAGTGCGGCTGCCTGTCGTCGATTTAGTCACCAATTCGGCCTCTTTTCCGCTGAAGCTTGGTCTAGCGTTTCTGCTCAACCTCAACAGAATGCGCAGCATTACAGAGACGATCAAGCGCAGACTTGCGTGA
- a CDS encoding NAD(+) kinase, with protein sequence MPAFETVVIAYRAEQAPSRMVAERCASLLSKAGCRVLQGPAGPQDNPYPPFLEATGGRIDLAIVLGGDGSILAAARYLAAVDVPILAVNVGGHLGFLTQPPEVLGGRYWERLLAGEWELEKRMMLQAALTGPPPLPEQQPYFCLNEFCLKPASEMRLTSIILELAVDGEIIDQIHGDGLLVSTPTGSTSYTVAANGPIIAPSLQAITITPICPLSLSSRPVVLPATGTIEVSPLRDPDLNIKLWSDGAFAAPVHPCQTVRIEVARHPTRLLILEEDHSYFRTLREKLKWAGTRIQAERDPECLLPPQNYP encoded by the coding sequence ATGCCTGCATTTGAGACCGTTGTCATCGCCTACCGGGCCGAGCAGGCCCCGAGCCGGATGGTTGCCGAGCGGTGTGCATCCCTTTTAAGCAAAGCTGGTTGCCGGGTGCTCCAGGGCCCCGCCGGTCCCCAGGACAATCCTTATCCGCCCTTTCTTGAGGCGACGGGCGGGCGCATCGATCTGGCCATCGTCCTGGGGGGCGATGGCTCGATTCTGGCGGCGGCCCGCTATCTGGCTGCCGTCGATGTGCCGATTCTGGCGGTCAACGTCGGCGGGCATCTGGGCTTTCTCACCCAGCCGCCGGAGGTGCTGGGGGGGCGCTACTGGGAACGGTTGCTCGCAGGGGAGTGGGAACTAGAAAAGCGCATGATGCTGCAGGCGGCGCTCACCGGGCCGCCGCCGCTGCCGGAACAGCAGCCGTACTTTTGCCTCAACGAGTTTTGCTTGAAGCCGGCAAGTGAGATGCGTCTTACCAGCATCATTTTGGAACTGGCCGTCGACGGTGAGATTATCGATCAGATCCATGGGGATGGATTGCTCGTCTCAACGCCGACCGGTTCCACCTCCTACACCGTGGCCGCCAACGGACCGATCATCGCGCCATCGCTGCAGGCGATTACCATCACGCCCATCTGTCCACTATCGCTTTCGAGCCGACCGGTGGTCCTGCCGGCCACCGGCACCATCGAGGTGAGTCCCCTACGCGACCCTGACCTCAACATCAAACTTTGGAGCGACGGCGCTTTTGCCGCCCCTGTGCACCCTTGCCAGACAGTACGCATCGAGGTGGCCCGCCACCCAACGCGCCTGCTCATCCTGGAGGAGGATCATTCGTACTTTCGCACCCTGCGCGAGAAGCTCAAATGGGCAGGAACGCGCATCCAGGCTGAGCGCGATCCGGAATGTCTGCTGCCCCCCCAGAATTACCCTTGA
- a CDS encoding sulfotransferase domain-containing protein — protein sequence MTTQISPSPRRTAAGVLPNLVIAGVVKGGTTSVFTYLSQHPDICASSKKETCYFLPLRYGNPLAPVDQYLANFSRYREQPYVMEATPGYFEGGSKLAQTMRETLGSKTRVIVILREPIERLFSFYNYQKAMLNLAQNMTFDRYIEACQNMPDTEVCKQVNDPYWGIKGGFYTEYIDSWFDVYEDSLKVFFFDQLKSDPAALLQQIYAWLKVEPILPDSLRVENKTVNYKNAWLHKAALSVNMRAERVLRAFPDLKDATRRLYFALNGRPFEERMTEATRAHLRSVYEPYNRRLAVQLTHRGYRDLPDWLSSAPTGRLS from the coding sequence ATGACAACCCAAATCTCACCTTCGCCCCGGCGGACGGCAGCGGGAGTGCTGCCCAATCTGGTTATTGCTGGAGTCGTCAAAGGAGGTACCACCTCGGTGTTTACCTACCTGTCGCAGCACCCAGATATTTGCGCCTCGAGCAAAAAGGAAACATGCTACTTTTTGCCGCTGCGTTACGGCAACCCGCTCGCTCCTGTCGATCAGTATCTTGCCAATTTTTCCCGCTATCGAGAGCAGCCCTACGTTATGGAAGCAACGCCCGGATACTTTGAGGGCGGCAGCAAGCTCGCGCAAACCATGCGGGAAACGTTGGGCAGCAAAACAAGGGTCATTGTCATTCTGCGCGAGCCGATCGAGCGCTTGTTCTCTTTCTATAATTACCAGAAAGCTATGCTTAATCTCGCGCAGAATATGACTTTTGATCGGTATATCGAAGCATGTCAAAACATGCCGGACACTGAAGTTTGCAAGCAAGTCAATGATCCATATTGGGGAATTAAAGGCGGATTTTACACTGAGTACATAGACAGCTGGTTCGATGTCTACGAAGACTCTCTTAAAGTCTTTTTCTTCGATCAGCTCAAATCCGATCCTGCTGCACTGTTGCAGCAGATTTACGCTTGGTTGAAGGTCGAGCCTATTCTGCCGGATTCCCTCAGGGTTGAAAATAAGACGGTCAACTACAAGAACGCTTGGTTGCACAAGGCGGCCTTGAGCGTCAACATGCGAGCTGAGCGAGTGTTGAGGGCTTTTCCCGATCTCAAAGATGCGACCCGCAGGCTCTATTTTGCCCTCAACGGCCGCCCCTTTGAGGAGAGAATGACCGAGGCAACTCGCGCACATCTACGCTCCGTCTACGAACCTTACAATCGGCGCCTGGCTGTTCAATTAACGCACAGAGGCTACCGCGACTTACCCGACTGGCTGTCCTCCGCACCGACAGGTCGGCTGTCCTAA
- a CDS encoding DUF1972 domain-containing protein, with protein MRIAFCGTRGLPAKYGGFETAVQEITSRMAAAGVECDVFCRGHMYNKKLEVFEGRNLVYVPGSTKRSLDTFVSSIQTGWYLLLNRKQYDYIFWFNNANLPGILMTLLSGVPMSVNTDGLEWRRPKWSLPFKFYYFAASAIIAKLCNLISDSRELSIYYRKRFGASSTFIPYGVPQLPQISATRSAEILRQYGVEPGKYSLQITRIEADNLPVEAAEGFLKSGLAKKGFKHLVIGYSHETAYSLKLKSLETLDDEHLLVRKAVYDADVIAVLRRHCSLYIHGNSVGGTNPALLEAMQLCPRVLAIDTPFSRETLGELGEFFTVASLPNDFQRAVGSADKSKQLHERIEQLYDWDAVADSYLALATQNELALKQPSLLNSGKI; from the coding sequence ATGCGGATTGCATTTTGCGGAACTCGCGGCCTACCTGCCAAGTACGGTGGTTTCGAGACCGCCGTACAGGAAATCACCTCCCGTATGGCAGCGGCCGGGGTTGAATGTGATGTTTTCTGCCGCGGGCACATGTACAACAAAAAGCTAGAAGTGTTCGAGGGGCGAAACCTAGTGTACGTTCCAGGATCGACCAAGCGCAGCTTGGACACTTTTGTCTCCTCCATACAGACGGGTTGGTACCTACTGCTCAACCGGAAGCAGTACGATTACATTTTTTGGTTCAACAATGCCAATTTGCCTGGAATCTTGATGACTTTGCTGAGCGGCGTCCCTATGAGTGTCAACACAGATGGTCTGGAGTGGCGCCGTCCCAAGTGGTCTTTGCCCTTTAAGTTCTATTATTTTGCCGCTTCTGCAATTATCGCAAAGCTTTGCAACCTCATCTCCGACTCTCGCGAACTGAGCATCTACTATCGCAAACGCTTTGGCGCCAGCTCAACCTTTATCCCCTACGGTGTGCCGCAACTGCCCCAAATTTCTGCAACCCGCTCAGCAGAGATACTCAGGCAGTATGGCGTCGAGCCGGGCAAGTATTCTCTTCAGATTACGCGCATTGAAGCCGACAACCTTCCGGTAGAAGCGGCGGAAGGTTTTCTGAAATCTGGCCTGGCGAAAAAGGGCTTTAAGCACCTTGTGATCGGCTACAGTCACGAGACTGCCTACAGTCTGAAGCTCAAAAGCCTTGAAACTCTGGATGATGAACATCTTCTGGTGAGAAAGGCAGTGTACGATGCCGATGTCATTGCGGTGCTGCGTCGCCACTGCAGCCTGTACATCCATGGCAACTCCGTCGGCGGTACTAACCCGGCATTGCTTGAAGCGATGCAGCTTTGTCCGCGGGTTCTGGCAATCGATACACCCTTCAGCCGTGAGACTCTTGGAGAATTGGGAGAGTTTTTTACAGTCGCATCTTTGCCCAATGACTTTCAACGTGCGGTCGGCTCTGCGGACAAAAGCAAGCAACTTCATGAGCGCATCGAACAGCTCTACGATTGGGATGCGGTTGCAGATTCCTACCTGGCGCTGGCGACTCAGAATGAACTGGCCCTCAAGCAACCCTCTTTGCTGAATAGCGGGAAAATTTGA
- the rfbB gene encoding dTDP-glucose 4,6-dehydratase, producing the protein MQPTILVTGGAGFIGANFVYAWLLRHNGTLVNLDKLTYAGNPANLHALQADPRHVFVRGDICDRELVGQLLARFRPRYIVNFAAESHVDRSIHSPEAFVKTNVDGVFSLLEAALHHWKQLPQPEAEGFRFLQVSTDEVYGSLSAAEPAFSETTPYRPNSPYAASKAAGDHLVRAYHRTYGLPVLTTNCSNNYGPYQHPEKLIPLMLLSALAGKALPIYGDGANIRDWLFVEDHCRAIERVLDAGTPGQTYNVGGHNEKTNLEVVRTLCAILDQERPRPGSGSYREQIRFVADRPGHDRRYAVDAGKIERELGWKPLESFESGIRKSVHWYLSQHRDWVEQVLSGEYKEWFAINYRGRTA; encoded by the coding sequence ATGCAACCGACAATATTAGTCACCGGCGGCGCTGGATTCATCGGTGCCAACTTCGTTTATGCCTGGCTTTTGCGGCACAATGGCACCCTTGTCAATCTTGACAAGCTCACCTACGCCGGCAATCCCGCCAACCTCCACGCCCTTCAGGCCGATCCCCGGCATGTGTTTGTCCGGGGGGACATTTGCGACCGCGAGTTGGTTGGACAGTTACTGGCGCGTTTCCGTCCGCGCTATATCGTCAATTTTGCCGCCGAAAGTCATGTGGATCGCTCCATTCATTCTCCCGAAGCCTTTGTGAAAACCAATGTCGACGGTGTTTTTTCGCTGCTTGAGGCGGCTTTACACCACTGGAAGCAATTACCCCAGCCTGAGGCGGAAGGTTTCCGATTTTTGCAGGTATCCACCGACGAGGTATACGGCTCGCTGTCTGCGGCGGAGCCGGCATTTTCTGAAACGACGCCCTACCGGCCCAACAGCCCCTATGCCGCTTCCAAGGCGGCCGGCGATCATTTGGTGCGCGCCTACCACCGCACCTACGGATTGCCGGTGCTGACCACCAACTGCTCCAATAACTACGGCCCCTACCAGCATCCCGAGAAACTTATTCCCCTGATGCTGCTGAGCGCCTTGGCCGGCAAAGCGTTGCCTATCTACGGCGACGGCGCCAACATCCGCGACTGGTTGTTTGTGGAAGATCACTGCCGTGCCATCGAACGGGTGCTCGATGCGGGCACACCCGGCCAGACCTACAACGTCGGCGGCCACAACGAGAAGACCAATCTGGAGGTGGTCCGCACGCTATGCGCGATTCTCGATCAGGAGCGCCCGCGCCCAGGCAGCGGCAGTTACCGCGAACAGATCCGTTTTGTCGCCGACCGCCCCGGCCACGATCGCCGCTACGCCGTCGATGCCGGCAAGATTGAGCGCGAACTGGGCTGGAAGCCCCTTGAAAGCTTTGAAAGCGGCATTCGCAAGTCGGTCCACTGGTACCTCTCCCAACACCGAGACTGGGTGGAGCAGGTGCTTAGCGGTGAATACAAAGAGTGGTTCGCCATCAACTATCGGGGGAGGACAGCCTGA
- a CDS encoding sulfotransferase domain-containing protein codes for MNYPPIKVMIAGAHKAGTTSLKDYLGQHPDIVTHDQTEYSGLVAGPELNQGYESTFARYFDVTTGTKAAILAKSIEVMYQPEAIERLWRHNPDCQIVVLLRHPIDRAYSAYWYLRRKGWEERPTFEQAIAEEPDRLCSSNIRVFSGAYLDRSTYHKHVRNLHNMFGERVQVFLVDDLKKDAAGVCRRIFQAADVDPSFAPSFERRMNSAALSRSVELTKFITSDNFLKAMLRPLFPWKIRYDLRKTILSMNEKPFTPPPMNPETRKRLVDHFAPHNDALSALLNRPLVHWNQ; via the coding sequence ATGAACTATCCGCCCATCAAGGTAATGATTGCCGGCGCTCACAAAGCTGGGACCACTTCGCTCAAAGACTACCTTGGGCAGCACCCCGACATTGTGACCCACGATCAAACCGAATACTCGGGCCTGGTGGCCGGCCCAGAGCTCAACCAGGGTTACGAGTCGACTTTCGCCCGCTACTTCGATGTAACGACTGGCACAAAAGCGGCGATCCTCGCGAAGAGCATAGAGGTCATGTACCAACCGGAAGCCATTGAGCGGCTATGGCGGCACAATCCAGATTGTCAAATTGTCGTTCTTCTTCGCCATCCGATCGACCGCGCTTACTCTGCTTACTGGTACTTGCGCCGCAAAGGTTGGGAAGAGCGTCCAACCTTCGAGCAGGCAATCGCCGAGGAACCGGATCGCCTGTGCAGTAGCAATATCCGCGTCTTTTCAGGGGCCTATCTCGACCGCAGCACTTACCACAAGCACGTGCGCAACTTGCACAACATGTTTGGGGAGCGAGTGCAAGTATTTCTAGTGGATGATCTCAAGAAGGATGCTGCAGGTGTCTGCCGCAGGATTTTCCAGGCGGCGGATGTCGACCCGTCGTTTGCACCTTCTTTCGAACGCCGAATGAATTCAGCGGCACTGTCTCGGTCTGTCGAATTGACCAAGTTCATCACATCTGACAACTTCCTTAAAGCCATGCTAAGGCCCCTGTTCCCCTGGAAGATCCGTTACGACCTTCGCAAAACTATCTTGAGCATGAACGAGAAACCCTTTACTCCCCCCCCCATGAATCCCGAGACTAGAAAGCGTCTTGTCGATCATTTTGCACCCCATAACGACGCATTGAGCGCGCTACTCAACCGCCCATTGGTGCACTGGAACCAGTAA
- a CDS encoding glycosyltransferase family 4 protein: MTPTVLNVSQNYFVRGGSDRYFFSLAELLEKRGHRVIPFAARHSENLETRWADHFPEAVNFTNPSLRDLSRFVHSRSAAAAMHRLLEAHRPEIAHLHIYYGQLSTAILGPLRRARVPVVQTLHEYRLVCPVSTLLSNDGKLCQACNGKDYWRAVAGRCNRGSFARSLLSATEAYFARLIGGVIDRIDRFITVSHFQRRKLAELGVPAEKMTTVHNFVDVSDIALNSRSGGYFLYFGRLERLKGIFTLIEAAAPLVDIPLLIVGDGEARVEAEQLVSARGLSHIRILGPKRGQELQDLIKGSLCCILPAQWYENCPMAILEAYAFCRPVLGTTIGGIPELIDDGVDGWLFPPGAVEALREKLVYMADDPERAAGMGLAGRRKIEERFSQDRHYEQIMAIYSKLL, from the coding sequence ATGACACCAACGGTGTTGAATGTTTCGCAAAATTACTTTGTGCGGGGCGGCTCTGACCGTTACTTTTTCTCCCTGGCAGAATTGCTTGAGAAGCGGGGACATCGGGTAATTCCGTTCGCTGCCCGCCATAGCGAAAACCTTGAGACCCGGTGGGCAGACCACTTTCCTGAGGCGGTCAATTTCACCAATCCTTCGCTAAGGGATTTGAGCCGATTTGTCCACTCCCGGTCGGCGGCGGCGGCGATGCACCGGCTGTTGGAGGCGCACCGCCCCGAAATCGCTCATCTACACATCTACTATGGCCAGCTGAGCACCGCCATTCTTGGACCACTGAGGCGAGCCCGCGTACCCGTCGTTCAGACTCTGCACGAGTACCGGCTGGTTTGCCCGGTCTCAACCTTGTTGTCCAACGACGGTAAGCTCTGCCAGGCTTGCAACGGCAAAGACTACTGGCGTGCTGTCGCCGGCCGGTGCAATCGCGGCTCGTTTGCACGTTCTTTGCTCAGCGCAACGGAAGCGTACTTCGCTCGACTCATCGGTGGCGTGATCGACCGTATCGACCGTTTTATCACCGTCAGTCACTTCCAGCGCCGCAAGCTAGCTGAGTTGGGCGTGCCTGCGGAGAAGATGACCACCGTTCACAACTTCGTCGATGTCTCCGACATTGCGCTGAATTCTCGATCAGGAGGATACTTTCTGTACTTCGGGCGCCTGGAGCGTTTGAAGGGGATCTTCACCCTCATCGAGGCAGCCGCTCCCCTAGTCGATATTCCCCTGCTCATCGTCGGCGACGGCGAAGCACGGGTGGAGGCCGAGCAATTGGTGAGTGCGCGGGGCCTCTCGCATATCCGTATTCTTGGGCCCAAACGCGGGCAGGAGCTTCAAGACCTGATCAAAGGCAGCCTGTGCTGTATTTTGCCTGCGCAATGGTACGAAAACTGTCCCATGGCGATTCTGGAGGCTTATGCCTTCTGCAGACCGGTCCTGGGCACGACTATCGGCGGTATCCCCGAATTGATCGACGACGGAGTCGACGGTTGGCTCTTCCCGCCGGGGGCTGTGGAGGCCCTGCGCGAAAAACTGGTCTATATGGCCGATGACCCCGAACGCGCCGCCGGGATGGGGCTTGCAGGCCGCCGGAAGATCGAAGAACGCTTCAGCCAGGATCGTCACTACGAGCAGATCATGGCTATTTACAGCAAATTGTTGTAA
- the rfbA gene encoding glucose-1-phosphate thymidylyltransferase RfbA, which produces MKGIILAGGKGTRLYPLTLGLSKQLLPVYDKPMIYYPLATLMLAGIREVLLISTPRDLPAYQELLGDGSCYGIDIRYCLQPSPDGLAQAFILGREFLAGGPACLILGDNIFHGYGLGEMLQKAAARTVGSTIFAYRVSDPERYGVVEYDEEGRVLSIDEKPKVPKSNYAVVGLYFYDAQISEIAAGVKPSARGELEITDVNNAYLEQGLLRVERLGRGMAWLDTGTHESLLQASNFIETIEKRQGLKVACLEEIAYQMGHIDAEVVLAQAERLGKTEYGQYLRTLVERGSR; this is translated from the coding sequence ATGAAAGGGATTATCTTAGCTGGGGGCAAGGGCACGCGGCTCTACCCCCTTACCCTCGGGCTCAGCAAACAGCTGCTGCCCGTCTACGACAAACCGATGATCTACTACCCGCTGGCCACTTTGATGCTGGCCGGCATCCGCGAGGTGCTGCTCATCTCTACCCCCCGCGACCTGCCCGCCTACCAAGAACTGCTCGGCGACGGCTCCTGCTACGGCATCGACATCCGCTACTGCCTGCAGCCGAGCCCCGACGGCCTTGCCCAGGCCTTTATCCTCGGGCGCGAGTTTCTGGCGGGCGGCCCGGCCTGTTTGATCTTGGGCGACAACATCTTCCACGGCTACGGCCTGGGCGAAATGCTCCAAAAAGCCGCCGCACGCACGGTCGGCTCGACGATCTTTGCCTACCGCGTCTCGGACCCCGAGCGCTACGGGGTGGTGGAGTACGACGAAGAAGGCCGGGTGCTGTCGATCGACGAAAAGCCCAAAGTGCCCAAGTCCAACTATGCGGTAGTCGGTCTATACTTTTATGATGCCCAGATAAGCGAGATCGCCGCGGGGGTGAAGCCCTCGGCGCGCGGCGAACTGGAGATCACCGACGTCAACAACGCCTACCTGGAGCAGGGGCTGCTGCGGGTGGAGCGGCTGGGCCGGGGGATGGCGTGGCTGGACACCGGCACGCACGAGTCGCTGCTGCAGGCGTCGAACTTTATCGAGACGATCGAGAAGCGCCAGGGTTTGAAGGTGGCGTGTCTGGAGGAGATTGCCTACCAGATGGGCCATATCGATGCCGAGGTGGTGCTGGCGCAGGCGGAGCGTTTGGGCAAAACCGAGTACGGACAGTACCTCAGAACCCTTGTCGAACGAGGCAGTCGGTGA